A single window of Sphingobacterium sp. ML3W DNA harbors:
- a CDS encoding Rpn family recombination-promoting nuclease/putative transposase, whose amino-acid sequence MQYSNVEEDGDEPSERKVVFDLRCVGASGEVFLVEMQLQNQDFFFDRAVSYTSRTISRLAKKGKEGNNYELPPIYFVAVLGFRLDISNREKYYYSAKIMDEFDQEVLYPKLSYKLLVLPNFNKSKNDLPTIMDQWMYLMKHLDEIDELPNYLDKRIFSRIFEVGELAKLTPDEQMSYISSIDRKRDYINTLAYAKKEGRLEGEKHGRTQAEAKAYEEKLASARELKKSGVSNEIISKSLDLPQEVVNKL is encoded by the coding sequence TTGCAATATAGTAATGTTGAGGAAGATGGTGATGAGCCGAGTGAGCGTAAGGTCGTTTTTGATCTTCGTTGTGTTGGTGCCAGTGGGGAAGTTTTTCTTGTGGAGATGCAGTTGCAAAATCAAGATTTCTTTTTTGATCGAGCCGTTAGCTACACCTCTCGTACTATTAGTCGTTTAGCAAAAAAAGGCAAGGAAGGTAATAATTATGAGTTACCGCCCATTTATTTTGTTGCAGTCTTAGGTTTTCGCCTCGATATTTCAAATAGAGAAAAGTACTATTATAGCGCCAAGATTATGGATGAGTTTGATCAGGAAGTGCTATACCCCAAGTTGAGCTATAAGCTACTTGTACTACCCAATTTTAATAAATCCAAGAACGATTTACCTACCATCATGGATCAATGGATGTATCTGATGAAGCACTTGGATGAGATTGATGAATTGCCTAACTATTTGGATAAAAGAATATTCTCTCGTATCTTTGAAGTAGGAGAACTGGCAAAATTAACGCCTGATGAACAGATGTCATACATATCCAGCATAGATCGAAAACGTGATTATATTAATACGTTGGCATACGCGAAAAAGGAAGGTCGATTAGAGGGTGAGAAGCATGGTCGTACCCAAGCGGAGGCTAAGGCTTATGAAGAGAAGCTCGCTTCAGCAAGAGAGTTGAAAAAATCTGGTGTAAGCAATGAAATTATTTCAAAAAGTTTAGACTTACCTCAAGAAGTCGTCAACAAGCTTTAA
- a CDS encoding SusC/RagA family TonB-linked outer membrane protein, protein MKRKINPINKLWGYLRKLCKHRGDGVLLMSRMLLLTLVLNSFMVSSYAQAPRKDSGVNGQKQELVGLVVSAIDGKPMQDVSIRIDDENLKIRASKDGTFQLLVKNRKGKIKFSYVGYKTQEINYTAGVSLTVKLIPEENVLEEVDVVSTGYQKIPKERATGSFEFVDNKLFNRKVSTDFVSRLEDVVPGISANKVFNNRGALLNINVRGMSTMRSERWPLVVVDGVPYETYYQVAGMGAFNNLNPNDIESVTVLKDAAASSIWGAQSGNGVIVVTTKKGKFNQAMQISFNANVSIKAKPDLYYYPQMKTSDYIDMQQFLFDKGKFNGQFNNWRYNPEPAIRLMEDKRTGAISEAEFNEKIGKLKAIDARDDFLKYIYRNAVNQQYNLQLKTGSEKANTLFSVGYDKNLNDVVTSSYQRLNLKSNSQFKPIKNMLVDVGLLYTESKNVNALVPVDYNLLGKGVQNYPYMKLVDENGDPAILEATSISPVYRDTVAGGRLLDWTYRPLKELYDSRETQKVRELFTNFNVNYAFDFGLRLNMQYAYQHSMNPSEAWRGIGSYFQRSDINAVASYNADAVTWNLPVGDDLSIFNWDSYTHQSRATAEYNKKWQDKHEISLFAGMEVRKLQKTLTVSKYQGFDPETGAFKPAPYGVAVPYFNGALGWFYLSDNNQYQLFRNNFVSYFANASYTYSDKYILSGNFRKDASNLFGIKSNDRGQPFWSVGGAWVLSREPFLENGPFSLLKLRATYGYNGNVNNSVSAYPIISIESESHFINGQKYGMIMTPPNPRLRWERVAITNLGLDFAIKGNWLSGSVEYYEKNAKDLIAPDRVDPSTGFNSMMVNSANIKTKGWDISLNAIPVVSKNWTWNSNLVFSYARTKVLKAFVENEIGQNFIGAGLSNIMTPIEGKDLFSLLTYKWAGLDPETGVPRAYLKGEISKDYSAITNMNVKDLEYQGSVIPLYTGSFRNSIRYKTVELSWNISYQLGHKFLRNSYNNHLLVNSSIGHKDYAQRWQKPGDELITDVPAVTYPANSVASKLFLGSSALLESGSQIKLRDIQLTVNLPFTSNFKLKNCKIYGYVQNVGTIWRANKWGIDTEYGFKIPDPMMTALGFSFNL, encoded by the coding sequence ATGAAAAGAAAAATAAATCCTATAAACAAGCTCTGGGGATATCTCCGGAAGCTATGTAAACATAGGGGAGATGGTGTTCTTCTGATGAGCAGGATGCTGTTGTTGACCCTAGTATTAAACTCTTTTATGGTCAGTTCATATGCTCAGGCACCCCGCAAGGACAGTGGGGTGAATGGGCAAAAACAGGAACTTGTAGGGCTTGTAGTATCCGCCATAGATGGTAAACCGATGCAAGACGTATCCATACGTATCGATGATGAGAATCTAAAAATCCGAGCATCCAAAGACGGAACTTTCCAATTACTGGTCAAGAACCGAAAAGGGAAAATTAAATTCAGTTATGTCGGTTATAAAACCCAAGAAATCAATTATACCGCAGGAGTATCGTTAACTGTGAAATTGATACCCGAAGAGAATGTATTGGAAGAAGTTGATGTAGTATCCACCGGATACCAGAAAATACCAAAAGAACGCGCAACAGGATCATTTGAATTTGTCGACAATAAACTGTTCAATAGAAAGGTCTCGACAGACTTTGTAAGTCGATTGGAAGATGTAGTACCGGGGATAAGCGCTAATAAGGTATTTAATAATAGGGGAGCTCTATTGAATATAAATGTCCGTGGAATGAGTACGATGAGATCTGAAAGGTGGCCACTTGTTGTGGTTGACGGTGTACCCTATGAGACATATTATCAAGTTGCTGGAATGGGTGCATTTAATAATCTCAATCCCAATGATATTGAGAGTGTGACAGTCTTGAAGGATGCCGCAGCATCCTCCATTTGGGGAGCGCAATCGGGTAATGGTGTTATCGTTGTCACGACTAAAAAAGGAAAGTTCAATCAGGCAATGCAAATATCTTTTAATGCTAACGTCAGTATCAAGGCCAAACCCGATCTGTATTATTATCCACAGATGAAGACCTCCGATTACATCGATATGCAACAGTTTCTTTTTGATAAAGGGAAGTTTAATGGTCAGTTCAATAATTGGAGGTACAATCCAGAGCCGGCAATTCGGTTGATGGAAGACAAGCGGACTGGTGCCATATCTGAAGCTGAATTTAACGAAAAAATAGGTAAGCTCAAGGCGATTGATGCACGTGATGATTTTTTGAAATACATCTACCGTAATGCTGTTAATCAACAATACAATCTGCAGTTGAAAACAGGAAGTGAAAAAGCAAATACGTTATTTTCTGTTGGTTATGATAAGAACTTAAATGATGTGGTTACCTCATCTTACCAACGTCTGAACTTAAAATCTAATTCTCAATTCAAACCAATTAAGAATATGTTGGTGGATGTCGGTCTGTTGTATACAGAATCGAAAAATGTAAATGCGCTGGTACCCGTTGATTATAATCTATTGGGAAAAGGTGTGCAAAATTATCCCTATATGAAATTGGTGGATGAAAACGGTGATCCTGCAATATTAGAGGCAACCTCAATCAGTCCAGTATATCGGGATACAGTAGCTGGAGGAAGGTTATTGGATTGGACCTACAGACCATTAAAAGAATTGTACGATTCAAGAGAGACGCAAAAAGTACGTGAGTTGTTTACCAATTTTAACGTGAATTATGCTTTCGATTTTGGTTTGAGATTGAATATGCAATATGCCTATCAGCATTCTATGAACCCAAGCGAGGCATGGAGAGGAATCGGGTCTTATTTTCAACGGTCAGATATTAATGCAGTGGCCAGTTATAATGCGGATGCTGTTACTTGGAACTTGCCAGTAGGAGATGATCTGAGCATTTTCAACTGGGATAGCTATACCCATCAAAGTAGGGCAACTGCTGAATACAATAAGAAATGGCAGGATAAGCATGAAATATCACTGTTTGCAGGGATGGAAGTGCGTAAACTTCAGAAAACCTTAACGGTGTCTAAATATCAAGGTTTTGATCCGGAAACTGGGGCTTTTAAGCCAGCACCCTATGGTGTTGCAGTTCCATACTTCAATGGTGCATTGGGTTGGTTTTATTTAAGTGATAATAACCAGTATCAACTATTTCGCAATAATTTTGTATCGTATTTTGCAAATGCTTCCTACACTTATAGTGACAAATATATTTTGAGCGGAAATTTTAGAAAGGATGCTTCTAATCTATTTGGTATTAAAAGTAATGACCGCGGACAACCTTTCTGGTCAGTAGGCGGTGCTTGGGTGCTTTCTCGAGAACCATTTTTGGAAAATGGTCCTTTTAGTTTATTGAAACTACGTGCCACTTACGGTTATAATGGTAATGTTAACAATTCGGTGTCTGCTTATCCCATTATATCCATAGAGAGTGAGTCGCATTTTATCAATGGTCAAAAATATGGGATGATCATGACTCCACCTAATCCTAGATTACGTTGGGAACGGGTAGCTATTACCAACCTCGGACTTGATTTTGCGATTAAGGGCAATTGGCTGTCCGGTAGTGTGGAGTATTATGAAAAGAATGCGAAGGACCTTATTGCTCCAGATCGGGTAGATCCGAGTACTGGTTTTAACAGTATGATGGTCAATAGTGCCAACATCAAGACAAAAGGTTGGGATATTTCACTGAACGCAATACCTGTCGTGTCAAAAAATTGGACATGGAACAGCAATCTTGTATTTTCTTATGCGCGTACAAAAGTATTAAAAGCTTTTGTCGAGAATGAAATTGGGCAAAATTTTATAGGTGCCGGCTTATCTAATATCATGACCCCTATTGAGGGGAAGGATCTATTTAGTCTGCTTACGTATAAGTGGGCAGGTTTGGATCCTGAGACCGGGGTACCACGAGCATATCTCAAAGGTGAGATTTCGAAAGACTATAGTGCCATTACCAACATGAATGTAAAGGATTTGGAATATCAAGGCTCAGTGATTCCACTTTATACCGGTAGTTTTCGGAACAGCATCCGGTATAAAACAGTAGAATTATCGTGGAACATCTCTTACCAATTGGGACATAAGTTCTTGCGCAATTCTTACAATAATCACTTATTAGTTAATAGCAGTATCGGGCATAAAGATTATGCGCAGCGCTGGCAGAAACCCGGAGATGAGTTGATAACAGATGTGCCTGCTGTCACTTATCCAGCAAACTCAGTAGCTAGTAAGTTATTTCTAGGTTCCTCAGCCTTGCTCGAAAGTGGAAGTCAGATCAAGTTGCGAGATATTCAATTGACTGTCAATCTTCCTTTCACTTCCAATTTTAAACTCAAAAATTGTAAAATATATGGGTACGTCCAAAATGTGGGTACGATCTGGCGTGCGAATAAATGGGGCATCGACACTGAATATGGTTTCAAGATACCTGATCCAATGATGACAGCACTAGGATTTAGTTTTAACCTTTAA
- a CDS encoding helix-turn-helix domain-containing protein: MARTQNKVLAAFISKRFNTLMKETGLSLEEFAIYTNVKVSSFRSYHSGTVPVSLETVDKICEACGILLSDFTNGGKKLTINNKIKDQAISFQTNYRLEKLAIIQDKSLEFSVKPTGTGNKWEREMIKYIILHTDYFLKPKSIAEMVVDFSKEFDFTLESGRIYELLRKYVDNELKKEKSTRINNDSTQSNRTIFLYSKA, translated from the coding sequence ATGGCTAGAACACAAAATAAAGTATTGGCAGCGTTCATAAGCAAACGCTTTAATACACTAATGAAAGAAACAGGCTTGAGTTTGGAAGAGTTTGCTATCTATACAAATGTGAAAGTTAGTTCTTTCCGAAGTTATCATTCAGGAACAGTTCCTGTATCATTGGAAACCGTAGATAAAATTTGTGAAGCTTGCGGAATCTTACTATCCGATTTTACAAATGGAGGTAAGAAACTGACCATTAATAATAAAATTAAAGATCAGGCCATTAGCTTCCAAACGAATTATAGACTAGAAAAACTGGCTATAATTCAGGATAAAAGTCTCGAATTTTCAGTAAAACCTACCGGGACTGGGAATAAATGGGAACGGGAAATGATTAAATACATCATTTTACATACAGATTATTTCCTTAAACCGAAATCAATCGCTGAAATGGTTGTTGATTTTTCCAAGGAATTCGACTTTACACTTGAATCTGGCCGCATCTACGAATTGCTACGTAAATATGTAGATAACGAACTTAAAAAAGAGAAATCTACACGTATCAATAACGATAGTACCCAATCAAATAGAACAATATTTCTCTATAGTAAGGCATAA
- a CDS encoding RagB/SusD family nutrient uptake outer membrane protein, giving the protein MKTNNLTVGIWTLLLFCGCNNFLEEKPDIKMVIPKTLNEAELLLNNYSAMNTGYPLFGEWGADEYYLTDENFDGALNLEQQNTYSWLDEPNNDIMQWQRPYKVVYNANQVLEIIDNLGTIGSDKESKNLSGIAHFYRAFAFQQLLEVFAPPYQAGTAMSELGIPLRLDPGIDEPSTRVSVQQSFDQVIKDYKTAVWQLPLLEAIKGRPFRASAYAGLARAYLYMGNYQQAYLYADSSLQTHANLMDFNTLNTSADLPIDRFNVEVLFAAITGTAGPMSLNNGLVDSTLYRSYADNDLRKTLFFRKNLFPQDTYGFKGNYDKALATIFVGLTSSEMYLVKAEAAARIGKVTEALSTLNTLLKNRQDKNQFIPVVETSPDLLLPLILIERQKELVFRGRRWSDLKRLNLDPRFQKTLKKVVKGKEYTLSPNSIKYAFRLPEPVVIIGKIPQNIR; this is encoded by the coding sequence ATGAAAACAAATAATCTTACTGTAGGGATTTGGACTTTGCTTCTTTTTTGTGGCTGCAACAATTTTTTGGAAGAGAAGCCTGATATTAAAATGGTCATTCCAAAGACATTGAATGAAGCAGAGTTGTTGCTCAATAATTATAGCGCGATGAATACCGGATATCCCTTATTCGGAGAGTGGGGAGCGGATGAATATTATCTGACTGATGAAAATTTTGATGGTGCTCTAAATTTGGAGCAGCAGAATACCTATAGCTGGTTGGATGAACCTAATAATGATATCATGCAATGGCAAAGGCCCTATAAAGTTGTATATAATGCGAATCAAGTATTGGAGATTATAGATAACTTGGGTACAATTGGCTCAGATAAGGAGAGTAAAAACTTATCGGGTATTGCACACTTTTATCGTGCTTTCGCCTTTCAGCAACTGCTGGAAGTATTTGCTCCCCCTTATCAGGCAGGAACTGCCATGTCTGAATTAGGGATACCCTTGCGCTTGGATCCAGGTATTGATGAACCCTCAACTCGGGTAAGTGTACAACAAAGTTTTGATCAGGTTATTAAGGATTATAAAACTGCTGTATGGCAGTTGCCACTGCTGGAAGCGATAAAGGGTAGGCCATTTCGTGCCAGTGCCTATGCAGGTCTTGCCCGTGCTTACCTGTATATGGGTAACTATCAACAGGCATACCTCTATGCTGATTCAAGTCTACAGACTCACGCTAATTTGATGGATTTTAACACCCTGAATACTTCTGCAGATCTTCCTATTGATAGATTTAATGTGGAAGTACTATTTGCGGCTATTACAGGTACAGCAGGTCCAATGAGCTTGAACAATGGATTAGTCGATTCTACATTATACAGGTCATATGCAGATAACGATTTGAGAAAGACCTTATTTTTCAGAAAAAACCTTTTCCCGCAGGATACTTATGGTTTCAAGGGTAATTATGATAAAGCACTTGCAACCATATTTGTAGGGCTGACCAGTAGTGAGATGTACCTAGTAAAAGCTGAAGCAGCAGCTCGGATTGGAAAAGTAACAGAAGCATTATCTACTTTAAATACCCTTCTTAAGAATAGGCAAGATAAGAACCAATTTATTCCTGTAGTGGAAACGAGTCCAGACTTGCTTTTGCCTTTGATTCTTATAGAACGTCAAAAGGAATTGGTGTTTCGAGGACGTCGCTGGTCAGATCTGAAACGGTTGAATCTGGATCCGCGCTTTCAAAAAACACTTAAAAAAGTGGTGAAGGGTAAGGAGTATACGCTCAGTCCGAATAGTATAAAATATGCTTTTCGACTTCCTGAACCAGTTGTTATTATTGGCAAAATACCTCAAAACATACGTTAA